One window from the genome of Musa acuminata AAA Group cultivar baxijiao chromosome BXJ1-4, Cavendish_Baxijiao_AAA, whole genome shotgun sequence encodes:
- the LOC135582284 gene encoding zinc finger CCCH domain-containing protein 54-like encodes MEGGETRFYSMDFFELAKIIFGRVQKLEPENVVKIMGCIFLKEPSEQEMMQLAFGPDAMLLSKISDAKNMLGMFSPKNSMSDMQIGSYPPSVSHTFSSPINFHIPAPFWDPQLSSEQQCPSHNFDFVPRPYNTDSFGDRNSLQSQSQPMEQLDAVNHINNYYYHPEATAFGGGMASRTGRRSHSLSDLPTKACHYFNKGYCKHGMNCRYSHAQSFPDGYSHAFSSNLTDYANEDHVYTPKSLENLEMEITGILRSRRGVPVSIASLPMLYYEKYGKNLQAEGYLTESQRHGKSGFNLTKLLSHLRKSIRLIERPHGQHSVILAEDAPRYMECRNERNDLCSTVSSSHQIYLTFPAESTFTEDDVSNYFKQYGQVRDVRIPCQDKRMFGFVSFVHPETVNMILMKRNPHYICGARVLVKPYREKTKIIDRMYSENIKSIVRYPSHHPDMDREVTSVPEESESSRLLRYQLIEDKEMMELERGHRSKLNLAPKTLTHQHCLTQGMEDLTILEGPSNLLLNHFSYALDTLNNGCASDNKARQIGNSFSDQESNHLELPESPFASAPVGSSISAVI; translated from the exons ATGGAGGGAGGAG AGACTAGATTTTATAGTATGGATTTCTTCGAATTGGCCAAGATCATCTTCGGTAGGGTCCAAAAGCTGGAACCTGAGAATGTTGTGAAGATCATGGGATGTATTTTCCTGAAGGAGCCTAGTGAGCAAGAAATGATGCAATTGGCATTCGGCCCTGACGCCATGTTGCTCTCTAAGATCAGTGATGCCAAGAACATGCTAGGGATGTTCTCTCCCAAGAACTCCATGTCCGACATGCAAATTGGTTCTTACCCTCCCTCTGTATCACACACCTTCTCCTCtcccatcaattttcacatcccaGCACCTTTTTGGGATCCTCAGCTTTCTTCTGAACAGCAATGCCCATCCCACAACTTTGATTTTGTTCCGCGACCATACAACACTGATTCGTTTGGGGACAGGAACTCACTTCAAAGTCAATCTCAACCGATGGAGCAACTGGATGCTGTGAACCACATCAACAACTACTACTACCACCCAGAAGCTACTGCATTCGGTGGTGGCATGGCTTCAAGGACGGGCAGGAGATCACACAGCCTGTCAGATTTACCTACCAAGGCTTGCCATTATTTCAACAAAGGTTACTGCAAACATGGGATGAACTGCAGATACTCTCATGCCCAGTCCTTTCCAGATGGTTACTCTCATGCATTTAGCTCCAACCTGACTGATTATGCAAATGAGGACCATGTGTACACGCCTAAGTCACTTGAGAACCTAGAAATGGAGATCACAGGGATTTTGAGATCAAGGAGAGGAGTGCCTGTTTCTATTGCCTCATTGCCCATGTTATACTATGAGAAGTATGGAAAGAACCTCCAGGCTGAGGGTTATCTTACGGAGAGCCAGCGGCATGGGAAGTCTGGTTTCAACTTGACAAAGTTGCTTTCCCACTTGAGGAAGAGCATCCGACTAATTGAGAG ACCTCATGGTCAGCATTCGGTGATTCTAGCAGAAGACGCTCCCAGATATATGGAGTGCAGGAATGAGAGAAATGATTTATGTTCAACGGTTTCTAGTTCACACCAGATTTATCTTACATTCCCAGCAGAAAGCACATTCACCGAAGATGATGTTTCCAACTATTTTAA GCAATATGGTCAAGTGCGTGATGTTAGGATTCCTTGCCAAGACAAACGTATGTTTGGGTTTGTCAGCTTTGTCCATCCTGAGACTGTCAACATGATTCTTATGAAGAGAAATCCCCATTACATATGTGGAGCCCGTGTGTTGGTGAAGCCATATAGGGAAAAAACAAAAATCATTGACAg AATGTACTCAGAGAATATAAAGTCCATTGTTCGTTACCCTTCTCACCATCCTGACATGGATCGGGAGGTTACCTCTG TTCCTGAGGAATCTGAGAGTTCCAGGCTACTTAGATACCAGCTGATTGAAGATAAGGAGATGATGGAACTTGAGAGAGGGCATCGTTCTAAATTGAACTTAGCACCTAAGACATTAACCCATCAACATTGTCTGACCCAGGGCATGGAAGACTTGACAATTCTAGAAG GTCCCAGTAACTTATTATTAAATCATTTCAGTTATGCACTTGATACTCTGAACAATGGCTGTGCAAGTGACAATAAAGCTAGGCAAATAGGCAACTCATTCAGTGACCAGGAAAG CAACCACCTCGAACTCCCAGAGAGCCCTTTTGCATCTGCTCCAGTAGGAAGCAGCATCTCTGCAGTCATATAA
- the LOC135643455 gene encoding uncharacterized protein LOC135643455 gives MNPVKPSLESINKKPDTSTGAFSSLGIAGFLDVFVHQARDVHNICIYHKQDVYAKLSLTSDPDAAVSTQIVNGGGQNPVFNENLRLGVRTIESSLKCEIWMLSKVKNYLEDQLLGFALVALADVLVADGKLVHEFPLSSTDLFHSPAGFIQLSLSYVGALPDVVALAAVPNSMVPEASLPDAENEDEIPCEYQKIEFPDLRVVNENRMMVSELFGIQCTTMETQNSESLNTSESGNWSNEEAGVRLVESFSAANSQDSIDIPVSSCSAMGSHIILPSTSSAISHVLSAMASPSPEVRDGAADSSPQLQNTMVKPVIGVNIEPEQTVVQQDIVDMYMKSMQQFTESLANMKLPMDVDNTSSSAQNGNDKKVPASKGTGSKVFYGSRAFF, from the coding sequence ATGAATCCTGTGAAGCCAAGTCTGGAGAGCATCAACAAGAAGCCCGACACCTCCACTGGCGCATTTAGTTCTCTGGGGATTGCTGGTTTCCTTGATGTTTTTGTCCACCAAGCTCGCGACGTCCACAACATCTGCATCTACCACAAGCAAGATGTTTATGCCAAGCTCAGCCTCACCAGCGACCCCGACGCTGCCGTCTCCACCCAGATCGTCAATGGGGGTGGGCAGAACCCGGTCTTTAACGAGAATCTGCGGCTCGGCGTGCGAACAATTGAGTCGTCGCTCAAATGCGAGATTTGGATGCTCAGCAAGGTGAAGAATTACTTGGAAGACCAGCTGCTGGGATTCGCGTTGGTAGCCCTCGCCGATGTCCTTGTGGCCGATGGCAAGCTGGTGCACGAGTTCCCCCTCTCATCCACCGATCTCTTCCATTCCCCTGCCGGTTTCATTCAATTGTCGCTCTCTTATGTTGGTGCCTTGCCGGATGTTGTGGCCCTTGCAGCGGTACCCAATTCCATGGTTCCTGAGGCTTCTTTGCCGGATGCAGAAAATGAGGATGAGATTCCCTGTGAGTATCAGAAAATCGAATTCCCTGACCTGAGAGTCGTTAACGAGAACAGGATGATGGTTTCAGAGCTCTTTGGGATCCAATGTACCACCATGGAGACGCAGAATTCTGAAAGCTTGAACACTTCAGAGAGTGGCAATTGGTCGAACGAGGAAGCAGGGGTCCGTCTTGTTGAGAGCTTCTCAGCTGCTAATAGTCAAGATTCGATTGATATTCCTGTAAGCAGTTGTAGCGCTATGGGATCTCATATCATACTTCCATCCACATCTTCAGCTATCTCTCATGTTCTCTCAGCAATGGCATCTCCAAGCCCTGAAGTTAGAGATGGCGCGGCTGATTCCTCTCCACAGCTGCAGAATACAATGGTGAAGCCAGTCATCGGCGTAAACATTGAGCCAGAGCAGACAGTTGTTCAGCAGGATATTGTCGATATGTACATGAAAAGCATGCAGCAGTTCACAGAGTCATTAGCCAACATGAAACTCCCTATGGATGTCGACAACACCTCTTCAAGTGCACAGAATGGTAATGACAAGAAGGTGCCAGCATCAAAGGGGACTGGCTCTAAAGTCTTCTACGGAAGTagggcattcttttga
- the LOC103980812 gene encoding U-box domain-containing protein 4, whose translation MVSLADSSQSPCASSARIQRSLGRSMRTIRSNLFRNDPPPVASPSARSGAVSENLTDSVVDFQLRELAVGPPRPSDAKSAASSTESAAELLELSRDFSDYSSFNSDISGELQRLASIPLTEVPPSPATSGPVDIEALVMGFGSPSSSSSEMLESASVESVEPAVKACVEGLGSPSPEVKRAAAAGIRLLAKHRSDFRALIGASGGIPPLVPLLKSTDPAAQESAVTALLNLSLEEANKGPITAAGAIKPLVYALRTGTAVAKQNAACALLSLSMIEENRATIGACGAIPPLVALLVGGTSRGKKDALTTLYKLCSARRNKERAVSAGAVPPLLELVGERGGGTTEKSLVVLGSLAAIPEGREAVVAAGGIPMLVEAIEAGPARGKEFAVHVLLQLCADSAHNRGLLVREGAIPPLVALSQSGSSRAKQKAEMLLGYLREQRQDGGATPAPAR comes from the exons ATGGTCTCTCTGGCCGACTCCTCCCAGAGCCCATGCGCCTCCTCCGCCAGGATCCAGCGCTCCCTGGGCCGATCCATGCGCACCATCCGCTCCAATCTCTTTCGGAATGATCCGCCCCCCGTCGCGTCCCCGTCCGCGCGGTCCGGCGCCGTGTCCGAGAACCTGACCGACTCCGTCGTCGACTTCCAGCTCCGGGAGCTCGCCGTTGGACCCCCCCGGCCTTCCGACGCCAAGTCTGCTGCCTCCTCCACCGAGTCGGCAGCCGAGCTGTTAGAGCTGTCGCGGGACTTCTCCGACTACTCCAGCTTCAACTCCGACATCTCCGGGGAGCTCCAGCGGCTGGCGTCCATACCCCTGACGGAGGTGCCCCCGAGCCCTGCGACGTCCGGGCCGGTCGACATCGAGGCACTCGTGATGGGGTTTGGttcgccgtcgtcgtcgtcgtcggagaTGCTCGAGAGCGCTTCGGTCGAGAGCGTGGAGCCGGCGGTGAAGGCGTGCGTGGAGGGACTTGGGTCGCCATCGCCGGAGGTGAAGCGCGCGGCGGCGGCGGGGATTCGGCTCCTGGCGAAGCACCGGTCGGACTTCCGGGCGCTGATCGGAGCTTCGGGGGGTATCCCGCCTCTTGTGCCGCTGCTGAAGAGCACAGACCCGGCGGCGCAGGAGAGCGCTGTGACGGCGCTGCTGAACCTCTCCCTGGAGGAGGCGAACAAGGGCCCCATCACGGCGGCGGGGGCGATCAAGCCGCTGGTTTACGCGCTGCGCACGGGGACTGCGGTGGCCAAGCAGAACGCGGCGTGCGCGCTGCTGAGCCTTTCGATGATCGAGGAAAACCGGGCGACCATCGGAGCGTGCGGGGCGATCCCACCGCTGGTGGCGCTGCTAGTCGGCGGGACGAGCCGGGGGAAGAAGGACGCTCTCACGACGCTGTACAAGCTGTGCTCGGCGCGGCGGAACAAGGAGCGGGCGGTGAGCGCGGGGGCGGTCCCCCCGCTGTTAGAGCTGGTGGGCGAGCGCGGCGGGGGCACGACGGAGAAGTCGCTGGTGGTGCTGGGTAGCCTGGCGGCGATACCGGAGGGGAGGGAGGCGGTCGTTGCGGCTGGGGGGATTCCGATGCTCGTGGAGGCCATCGAAGCGGGCCCGGCGCGTGGGAAGGAGTTCGCGGTGCACGTTCTGCTCCAGCTCTGCGCCGACAGCGCCCACAACCGTGGCCTCCTCGTCCGCGAGGGCGCCATCCCACCGCTCGTAGCGCTCTCGCAGTCCGGCTCCTCGCGTGCCAAGCAAAAG GCGGAGATGCTTCTCGGGTACCTGCGGGAACAGCGGCAGGACGGTGGGGCGACGCCGGCCCCGGCGAGGTAA
- the LOC135643437 gene encoding uncharacterized protein LOC135643437 isoform X2, whose protein sequence is MEPANIDWKNIESRSVRDEAYENINAPKWLDLAAPDASPVDDDAWFCRPDCKHPKTAEDFKLLATPNPKAKLMRSSSERLPLGERNGTRRDENNLKRRAGIAAPLLPVSPHKPKAAASKKFREDLENQDPNQSTPQRPSRPLGAPKRCNTAKEMIKSSAEKKVEEQREEPKQKKAQPRLKSTLSASNLFSGKDILNQISEFYHEIKKMAIGRGRTPAEETKKEVKKVADIVPEAEDTKLLTPKKDDASVKKSSKMAVRIEIEKSTALKEVRAYPPTPQRFTSPSIRSTRNPKATATGRSPLNKPPKSATLKVIQQEMEQDKEEKTARLPVKGEDCNRAAAVAADTDTEEGSSADLFWFLKPCTYLVK, encoded by the exons ATGGAGCCGGCCAACATCGACTGGAAGAACATCGAGTCGAGGTCTGTCCGCGACGAGGCCTACGAGAACATCAACGCCCCCAAGTGGCTCGATCTCGCCGCTCCCGACGCGTCACCCGTAGACGACGACGCCTGGTTCTGCAGACCAG ATTGCAAGCACCCGAAAACCGCCGAAGATTTCAAGCTTTTGGCGACACCTAACCCCAAG GCGAAGCTGATGCGGTCGAGCTCGGAGAGACTGCCTCTCGGTGAGAGGAACGGCACTCGTAG AGACGAGAACAACCTGAAGAGAAGAGCAGGGATCGCTGCTCCATTGCTGCCGGTATCTCCTCACAAGCCAAAAGCCGCCGCTTCAAAGAAGTTCAGAGAGGATCTTGAAAACCAAGACCCGAATCAGTCGACACCGCAACGTCCAAGCCGCCCGCTCGGTGCTCCGAAGAGGTGTAACACTGCGAAAGAGATGATCAAGTCGAGCGCCGAGAAGAAGGTCGAGGAGCAGAGGGAGGAACCCAAGCAAAAGAAGGCCCAACCCCGGCTGAAGAGCACATTGTCTGCCAGCAATCTTTTCTCCGGGAAGGATATCTTGAATCAGATCTCCGAGTTCTACCACGAGATCAAGAAGATGGCGATCGGACGCGGGAGGACTCCAGCAGAAGAGACCAAGAAGGAGGTCAAGAAGGTTGCCGACATCGTTCCCGAAGCAGAGGATACGAAGCTACTGACTCCAAA GAAAGACGATGCATCAGTGAAGAAAAGCAGCAAAATGGCTGTGAGGATTGAGATCGAGAAATCAACAGCACTCAAAGAAGTAAGAGCTTATCCTCCAACGCCGCAGCGGTTCACTTCACCGTCGATTCGCAGTACAAGGAATCCAAAGGCCACTGCCACAGGCAGATCCCCTCTCAACAAGCCTCCGAAATCAGCAACTCTG AAGGTGATCCAGCAGGAGATGGAGCAAGACAAAGAGGAGAAGACAGCAAGATTACCTGTGAAGGGTGAAGATTGCAACagagctgctgctgttgctgctgataCTGATACTGAAGAAGGGAGTTCAGCTGATTTGTTTTGGTTCTTAAAGCCTTGCACTTATCTGGTAAAGTAG
- the LOC135643437 gene encoding uncharacterized protein LOC135643437 isoform X3, with the protein MEPANIDWKNIESRSVRDEAYENINAPKWLDLAAPDASPVDDDAWFCRPDCKHPKTAEDFKLLATPNPKAKLMRSSSERLPLGERNGTRRDENNLKRRAGIAAPLLPVSPHKPKAAASKKFREDLENQDPNQSTPQRPSRPLGAPKRCNTAKEMIKSSAEKKVEEQREEPKQKKAQPRLKSTLSASNLFSGKDILNQISEFYHEIKKMAIGRGRTPAEETKKEVKKVADIVPEAEDTKLLTPKKDDASVKKSSKMAVRIEIEKSTALKEVRAYPPTPQRFTSPSIRSTRNPKATATGRSPLNKPPKSATLVAACGELYGVNYM; encoded by the exons ATGGAGCCGGCCAACATCGACTGGAAGAACATCGAGTCGAGGTCTGTCCGCGACGAGGCCTACGAGAACATCAACGCCCCCAAGTGGCTCGATCTCGCCGCTCCCGACGCGTCACCCGTAGACGACGACGCCTGGTTCTGCAGACCAG ATTGCAAGCACCCGAAAACCGCCGAAGATTTCAAGCTTTTGGCGACACCTAACCCCAAG GCGAAGCTGATGCGGTCGAGCTCGGAGAGACTGCCTCTCGGTGAGAGGAACGGCACTCGTAG AGACGAGAACAACCTGAAGAGAAGAGCAGGGATCGCTGCTCCATTGCTGCCGGTATCTCCTCACAAGCCAAAAGCCGCCGCTTCAAAGAAGTTCAGAGAGGATCTTGAAAACCAAGACCCGAATCAGTCGACACCGCAACGTCCAAGCCGCCCGCTCGGTGCTCCGAAGAGGTGTAACACTGCGAAAGAGATGATCAAGTCGAGCGCCGAGAAGAAGGTCGAGGAGCAGAGGGAGGAACCCAAGCAAAAGAAGGCCCAACCCCGGCTGAAGAGCACATTGTCTGCCAGCAATCTTTTCTCCGGGAAGGATATCTTGAATCAGATCTCCGAGTTCTACCACGAGATCAAGAAGATGGCGATCGGACGCGGGAGGACTCCAGCAGAAGAGACCAAGAAGGAGGTCAAGAAGGTTGCCGACATCGTTCCCGAAGCAGAGGATACGAAGCTACTGACTCCAAA GAAAGACGATGCATCAGTGAAGAAAAGCAGCAAAATGGCTGTGAGGATTGAGATCGAGAAATCAACAGCACTCAAAGAAGTAAGAGCTTATCCTCCAACGCCGCAGCGGTTCACTTCACCGTCGATTCGCAGTACAAGGAATCCAAAGGCCACTGCCACAGGCAGATCCCCTCTCAACAAGCCTCCGAAATCAGCAACTCTG GTTGCTGCATGTGGTGAACTGTATGGTGTAAACTACATGTAG
- the LOC103980811 gene encoding 1-acyl-sn-glycerol-3-phosphate acyltransferase PLS1: MAVSAALMVVPFGLLFLLSGLIVNVVQAVCFITIRLFSKSLYRRINRVLAELLWLQLVWLVDWWAGVKIQVYADSKTFESMGEEHALVISNHRSDIDWLVGWILAQRSGCLGSALAVMKKSSKFLPVIGWSMWFAEYLFLERSWAKDETTLKLGLQRLKDFPRPFWLALFVEGTRFTPAKLLAAQEYAASQGLPTPRNVLIPRTKGFVSAVNIMRPFVPAIYDVTVAIPADQPSPTMLRILKGQSSVVHVLIKRHAMADMPETDDGVAQWCKNLFVAKDALLDNYISEGTFGVEQRQIGRPLKSLLVFAFWSCVLSYGVFRFFKWSELLSTWKGVAISTAALLLVVIVMHIFILFSQSERSSTARAARTRAKKD, encoded by the exons ATGGCGGTCTCCGCGGCGCTAATGGTCGTCCCCTTCGGCCTCCTCTTCCTACTATCGGGGTTGATCGTGAACGTCGTTCAG GCTGTCTGTTTTATTACAATACGGCTTTTTTCCAAAAGTCTTTATAGGAGGATTAATAGAGTGCTGGCTGAGTTACTGTGGCTCCAGCTTGTTTGGCTTGTTGATTGGTGGGCTGGTGTTAAG ATTCAGGTATATGCCGATTCCAAGACATTTGAATCAATGG GTGAAGAGCATGCACTTGTGATTTCAAATCACAGAAGCGATATTGATTGGCttgttggatggattttagctcaG CGTTCAGGTTGTCTTGGTAGTGCGTTAGCTGTGATGAAGAAGTCATCGAAGTTCCTTCCA GTTATTGGTTGGTCAATGTGGTTTGCTGAATATCTCTTCCTGGAAAGAAGCTGGGCCAAGGATGAGACCACATTGAAG TTGGGTCTGCAAAGATTAAAGGATTTTCCTAGACCGTTTTGGCTGGCACTTTTTGTTGAGGGGACACGCTTTACTCCAGCAAAACTTTTAGCGGCACAAGAATATGCAGCTTCACAGGGTCTGCCAACTCCAAGAAATGTTCTGATTCCACGTACTAAG GGTTTTGTTTCAGCTGTAAATATCATGCGGCCTTTTGTTCCTGCCATATACGATGTAACAGTGGCTATTCCAGCTGATCAACCTTCACCAACAATGCTCAGAATTCTGAAAGGGCAATCTTCAGTT GTACATGTCCTCATAAAACGGCATGCTATGGCTGATATGCCTGAAACAGATGATGGAGTAGCACAATGGTGTAAAAACTTATTTGTAGCTAAG GATGCTTTACTAGATAATTATATATCAGAGGGCACATTTGGCGTTGAACAAAGACAAATTGGTCGACCTTTAAAGTCCTTGCTG GTGTTTGCATTTTGGTCTTGTGTGCTATCATATGGTGTATTCAGATTCTTCAAGTGGTCAGAGCTCCTGTCGACGTGGAAAGGAGTCGCGATATCAACAGCGGCACTATTACTGGTCGTAATAGTTATGCACATCTTCATTCTATTTTCCCAGTCAGAACGCTCGAGCACAGCAAGGGCTGCACGAACTCGAGCGAAGAAAGATTAG
- the LOC103980815 gene encoding scarecrow-like protein 21 encodes MQASKKYSVFDKHQQSTYHQNSMPARDVESSYMPQNHKSVHYFSSDDGTQQRKIQSQTSDVQFCTLESSLATANYNMHNSPSSQSFSSTSGSPISQQDSQYDIVYGSSVSASCVTEDPNDLKIRLREIETAMLGPDSDIVESFENTYPGHLSLEPDAWRQVMGIPRGDLKQLLIACARAVADNDMINIEWLISELKQMVSVSGEPFQRLGAYLLEGLIARLSSSGSSIYKALKCKEPTSSDLLSYMHILYEVCPYFKFGYLSANGAIAEAVKGENMIHIIDFQIAQGSQWITLIQALSARPGGPPHIRITGVDDSNSAYARGGGLHIVGQRLSRLAQSRNVPFEFHGAAMSGCDVELKDIVIRPGEAVAVNFPFQLHHMPDESVSTRNHRDRLLRLVKSLSPKVVTLVEQESNTNTTPFFPRFLETMEYYTAMFESIDVTLPRDNKERISVEQHCLARDIVNIVACEGSERVERHELFGKWKSRFLMAGFRPCPLSPLVNATIKTLLQNYSEHYWLEERDGVLYLGWRNRPLVVSCAWR; translated from the coding sequence ATGCAAGCATCTAAAAAGTACTCGGTCTTTGACAAACACCAGCAGTCAACATATCATCAGAACTCCATGCCTGCTAGAGATGTTGAGTCCAGTTATATGCCTCAAAATCACAAATCTGTGCATTATTTTTCTTCTGATGATGGAACTCAGCAAAGAAAAATTCAATCTCAGACAAGTGATgtgcaattctgcactctagagtcCTCCTTGGCAACTGCTaattataacatgcataattctcCATCTTCCCAAAGTTTCTCGTCGACCAGTGGGAGCCCTATATCCCAGCAAGATTCCCAATATGATATTGTCTACGGATCTTCAGTAAGTGCTTCATGTGTTACTGAAGACCCAAATGATCTTAAAATCAGGTTAAGGGAGATAGAGACTGCAATGCTAGGGCCTGATTCAGATATAGTTGAGAGCTTTGAAAACACCTATCCGGGCCATCTTTCATTGGAGCCAGATGCATGGAGACAAGTGATGGGAATTCCCAGAGGAGACTTGAAACAGCTTCTCATAGCCTGTGCTAGAGCTGTTGCtgacaatgatatgattaatattGAATGGCTAATTTCAGAGTTGAAGCAGATGGTTTCAGTTTCTGGGGAACCGTTTCAAAGATTGGGTGCATACTTGCTCGAAGGCCTCATAGCTAGGCTGTCTTCCTCTGGTAGTTCCATCTACAAAGCATTGAAGTGCAAAGAACCCACTAGTTCTGACCTCCTCTCCTACATGCATATTCTTTATGAGGTCTGTCCATACTTCAAATTCGGCTACTTATCTGCAAATGGAGCAATTGCTGAGGCTGTCAAGGGTGAGAACATGATTCACATAATTGATTTCCAGATTGCCCAGGGAAGCCAGTGGATAACCCTCATTCAAGCCCTTTCAGCAAGGCCTGGTGGTCCTCCACACATAAGAATAACCGGAGTTGATGATTCCAATTCTGCTTATGCAAGGGGTGGTGGCCTACATATCGTGGGGCAGAGACTATCTAGACTTGCTCAATCTCGAAACGTGCCCTTTGAATTCCATGGTGCCGCCATGTCAGGCTGTGATGTGGAACTCAAGGACATTGTCATTCGGCCAGGGGAGGCAGTGGCAGTGAACTTTCCTTTTCAGCTACATCACATGCCAGATGAGAGTGTGAGCACAAGGAACCACCGAGATAGGCTTTTGAGATTGGTTAAGAGCCTTTCGCCAAAGGTAGTGACACTTGTGGAACAAGAATCCAACACTAACACTACTCCATTTTTTCCAAGATTTTTGGAGACTATGGAATATTATACTGCCATGTTTGAATCAATAGATGTGACTCTCCCAAGAGATAACAAGGAGAGAATAAGTGTTGAGCAGCACTGCCTTGCCAGGGACATAGTTAACATTGTTGCTTGCGAGGGTTCTGAAAGAGTGGAGAGACACGAGCTTTTTGGGAAATGGAAATCTCGGTTTTTGATGGCTGGATTCCGGCCATGCCCTCTTAGTCCTCTGGTGAATGCAACCATCAAAACGCTGTTACAGAACTACTCCGAACACTACTGGCTTGAAGAGCGAGATGGTGTACTTTATCTCGGGTGGAGGAATAGACCTCTGGTTGTCTCATGCGCCTGGAGATGA
- the LOC135643437 gene encoding uncharacterized protein LOC135643437 isoform X1 — translation MEPANIDWKNIESRSVRDEAYENINAPKWLDLAAPDASPVDDDAWFCRPDCKHPKTAEDFKLLATPNPKAKLMRSSSERLPLGERNGTRRDENNLKRRAGIAAPLLPVSPHKPKAAASKKFREDLENQDPNQSTPQRPSRPLGAPKRCNTAKEMIKSSAEKKVEEQREEPKQKKAQPRLKSTLSASNLFSGKDILNQISEFYHEIKKMAIGRGRTPAEETKKEVKKVADIVPEAEDTKLLTPKKDDASVKKSSKMAVRIEIEKSTALKEVRAYPPTPQRFTSPSIRSTRNPKATATGRSPLNKPPKSATLQKVIQQEMEQDKEEKTARLPVKGEDCNRAAAVAADTDTEEGSSADLFWFLKPCTYLVK, via the exons ATGGAGCCGGCCAACATCGACTGGAAGAACATCGAGTCGAGGTCTGTCCGCGACGAGGCCTACGAGAACATCAACGCCCCCAAGTGGCTCGATCTCGCCGCTCCCGACGCGTCACCCGTAGACGACGACGCCTGGTTCTGCAGACCAG ATTGCAAGCACCCGAAAACCGCCGAAGATTTCAAGCTTTTGGCGACACCTAACCCCAAG GCGAAGCTGATGCGGTCGAGCTCGGAGAGACTGCCTCTCGGTGAGAGGAACGGCACTCGTAG AGACGAGAACAACCTGAAGAGAAGAGCAGGGATCGCTGCTCCATTGCTGCCGGTATCTCCTCACAAGCCAAAAGCCGCCGCTTCAAAGAAGTTCAGAGAGGATCTTGAAAACCAAGACCCGAATCAGTCGACACCGCAACGTCCAAGCCGCCCGCTCGGTGCTCCGAAGAGGTGTAACACTGCGAAAGAGATGATCAAGTCGAGCGCCGAGAAGAAGGTCGAGGAGCAGAGGGAGGAACCCAAGCAAAAGAAGGCCCAACCCCGGCTGAAGAGCACATTGTCTGCCAGCAATCTTTTCTCCGGGAAGGATATCTTGAATCAGATCTCCGAGTTCTACCACGAGATCAAGAAGATGGCGATCGGACGCGGGAGGACTCCAGCAGAAGAGACCAAGAAGGAGGTCAAGAAGGTTGCCGACATCGTTCCCGAAGCAGAGGATACGAAGCTACTGACTCCAAA GAAAGACGATGCATCAGTGAAGAAAAGCAGCAAAATGGCTGTGAGGATTGAGATCGAGAAATCAACAGCACTCAAAGAAGTAAGAGCTTATCCTCCAACGCCGCAGCGGTTCACTTCACCGTCGATTCGCAGTACAAGGAATCCAAAGGCCACTGCCACAGGCAGATCCCCTCTCAACAAGCCTCCGAAATCAGCAACTCTG CAGAAGGTGATCCAGCAGGAGATGGAGCAAGACAAAGAGGAGAAGACAGCAAGATTACCTGTGAAGGGTGAAGATTGCAACagagctgctgctgttgctgctgataCTGATACTGAAGAAGGGAGTTCAGCTGATTTGTTTTGGTTCTTAAAGCCTTGCACTTATCTGGTAAAGTAG